TGTACTACGCTTAAtaccaacaataaaataaaacagtatttgTCAATAGGCTTAGAaagttatatacctattagtaATTCGTTGGTAATAATGGGCCGGATGCACAATTCATTGATCTTGTGCTGCACCTATATGTCCGCAAACAGTGCAAACCCATACGGGCAATATGTAtacagtgtattatatattttatatattacctatatattatatggatatataatatcaatatataggtacatataaatataacaagagATAGTCAATACGGTTTAATAGcaaacatatgtatatatcgtacataacatatattataaatatataataaatatatttatctgtgattgtttaaattatagcaAACTCTACTGCCAAAGTGAATTCATGCATGACATACAATTAGCACGAATTTATCCGGATTCAAAAACTTTTGTGGATAAAAAATTGATGTGTACCGAGTCTGAGATTTTAACCAATTATAAGGCACTGAAAGACACCTACAACGGTAGCGTACCACCAATTGAAGAGTTGATTAAGTTCATTGACGAGCACTTAGAAGACGGCGATGAGTTGGAAGAGTGGATCCCTCCCGACTTTACCGATAATCCATCGATCGCCGACCGGATCATGGATCAAAATTACAAGCGGTGGGCATTGGGATTGAACCAAGTATGGAAAACCCTAGCCAGGAAAATTAAGGACGACGTGAAAATAAATCCTGATAAGTACTCGTTGTTATGGGTTCCAAACGGTTTTATCATACCCGGCGGCAGATTTAGAGAGATTTATTATTGGGACACGTACTGGATTGTTAACGGACTTCTACTGTGCGACATGAAGGACACGGCGCGCGGTGTCATCGACAATGTTATATCTCTGGTGAATCAATTTGGTTTTATGCCGAATGGCGGACGAGCATACTATCTAAATAGATCACAACCACCAATGCTCATATTGATGGCATTGAGTTACTACAAAGCAACCAACgactttgattatattaaacaaatcatTCCAGTAAGttcaaacattaataataaattattcataaaatgtaattatctacataatatatatacgtcgAGCAATCATCGTCGTAGGACTTGGAAAGCGAATTCCATTTTTGGACGGAAAATCGGATGGTGACTTTCGAGAAAGACTGTAAATCATATAGAATGGCAAGATACTACGCGCCGTCGAGGGGACCAAGACCAGAGTCATATAGGTTTGTATGAGCTAATAACGGACCGACGaatgacaaatattaatacattcctATCAATATCGATATATAGAGAGGACTACGAAGTAGCTGAAAAATTTAACACCGAAGACGAAAAAGACGATATGTATTCTAGGCTTAAGTCTGGCGCCGAATCCGGATGGGACTATTCGAGCAGATGGTTTGTCACAACTGACCAGGACTCCGAACGTGGTTAGCTCTCGcgtcttataaataaaaatatgtcaaatgttcgtagtaattaaaatacaaaatatgttttgaacaCAGATCAACTATCAGATGTGCATACGCCAAGTATTATACCGGTTGAATTAAACAGTATACTAAATCAAAACGCGCGTATATTGAGTACGTGGTTCGGTCAGATAGGAAACAAATACAAAGCCACTAAATATTGTGTCATCGCGCAAGAATTTCTCAAGGGCATACAAGAAGTTAGCAACTAGTTATTCTAACGATAGAATTTATCTATTGATATATAgttcaataaacattattatgattttcgcTAAAAAACTAAACACCTTCTGCAGGTCATGTGGAGATCGGACAGAGGCGCGTGGTTTGACTGGGATTTAATAAACCACAAAAATCaagattgtttttttgtatccAATATTGTGCCTTGTGGACAGGAAGCTATAACATGCCAAAAGATGCGGTGGCTAATGATgtgctaaattatttaagggaTGAAGGGATTGTAGAACCGGATTTCAGCATAAGTTTTCatggtaatataattgtaGCACAATCAAATATACTTAAACGGTAATAccacgttatataatatatttttaggtttaattacatttgtagattatatacctaaaaaatttatacttaaatataatatgtatttaaaaagaagCGAGAGAACACgctttattcaatttaataaaaaataagtacttgTTTGTACTAATATGAagatatacactatattattggtattaatattaaattgtaaccaTTAAATTTACCCAAGGGCGTAGCCAGGGGAGGGTTTTAAGGTTCAGACTTCCCCCTCCCCgaaattttttcttgaaatgatatttaataagtttaaatgctttttatatttaaaacttgtacaatataacatatttatactctAAAACTCCCcccaaaatttttttctgtctACGGTCTTGAATTTACCTACAACACATTACTTAATGCTTAGACGATTGCttagtttttagaatttaattaataggctacgagtttttttttatacatacgcTTGCAACTTAAATCATACAGTAGCAGTTCCCTATAGGCCATATTAGGCaggtaattatttcataatttcttCCTATATAGGAACGCCTACGTCCATGTACATATCGTCGCAACAGTGGGATTATCCAAATGCTTGGCCTCCTCTACAAGCTTATATTATTCAAGGTCTGGACAGGACAGAACAAGAATTCGCACAACAAGTGGCGGCGAAAATGGCAGAGGTCTGGTTGAGCACAAATTATAAAGGATTTGCGGAAAGATCGataatgtttgaaaaagtAGGAACTAGGAATTATCCACAAagccttgtttttttttttttaatactttgtgacgttgaaattattgttgtagtaCCACGTGGAAACTCCTGGAGAAACTGGCGGCGGTGGTGAGTATGTTCCACAGACTGGTTTCGGTTGGTCAAATGGTGTGGTGTTAGAGTTCTTAAACCAATGGTATACCTGCCATACTGACACCaatggtaaaattaattattaaaaactagagGGGACTATGGCACCTGATAGTTTCGCTCAACAAACCaactttttaatctttttttagcGACCCAAGAGAACTATAGTCATAGACGTATTTGAGCAGTAGATTGTGGCAGGTGCATAGCCTCCCTCCAACCCCCCCAAAAAATATGGGGCcacctaaatttaaaaaatattcaaatcaatagtttttatgatatttaaaattaataattattgtcgttgatcaaaaaaaaatatatcgataaaaataattgtttatgtattatgccACTTTGTCCATtacatttcttataataatattatacaatatagtgcGTTATTTTCGTCTGTCAATGTTATGTCGTTTAGGTTAAATTttgcttattttaaatgttaagagGACATCACAATCCGGCATCCGGCTATCTCCGTCTTATACGCGTACGACATAAACAAAACGCGTTTATGCGGTCTGAGCAGAACTCGCATAATTTTAGTTCtagagtaaataatataccaattataaaattaaaagatgacAATATTTTGGAGGGCAAGAcgatgggttttttttttttgaaagttaaaagttatttaaacattttgaaatgtttgcTATTTCTAAAGGATATAACGAACATTATACGGAAAAAACTCATCGTCTTGCCTTCCAAAATATTGTCATCGAATTAACCAGCACTTTAGGGGATATTGTAAAAACGTCCCTTTgatgcataatttattatttaacttaatacttAGAATCTAGATACACTaaaatattgctattatttaaagtataagacTATAAGATTGCTATCTAGCTaggagaattaaaaataaaaataataaaatgttcacaagttatttgtaatttatgatgtatatttacaGATGTACACTGGTTGTACACATGTCTACCACTAGGTCTAAAAGGACTACGCCCcctccccccccaaaaaaaataaaattttctaacGACTTTTACATTAGGTATGAAAATGTTCCGTACGATTACTGACCATGCGTAAAGTAAAAGTATACCTATAGTCTCTTTACGTGTAACaaactaacaaataattaaactttctTAAAGTTTTGTCtttgtgattattataattaactgtcATGGcaaatagataaatacaaGTCTCACTGCAGGAATTGCatgtaacaattttttcatgaTAAAAAGAATTTCTGAACGTTCACTTGGGTCTATTAAATAGATGTTATGCACggcgaatataaataatataaccctTCTTATTTCCTGTGCAAATCTAACgatgtaataatactattaggtGCTAAATCttacaaatcattatttatacaatattgacattttttcagtattgtattttaattccaaattatagacatttaataaaataaataactattatttttataatatctgttaaaatatattttagattattttggCTCATAATTCTGTTATTtctgatagttttttttatacatttttttagagctTCCGAATAGTAATCCAAAAAACAGCTCATCAGATGGATCCAATTTATTGAAgaccaattttaaaagtttctgCCAATTTTTGGAAGATAACAATtgatattactaaataaaataaaattaccaaattgaaattttcatttcaaaacGTTacgaagaaaaatgttttattttattattattcatacacatcattttatttcagaaatattatcatcataacatttttttaagggaATTGCAAGCGGTCAGTTATTTTGACCAAAATGTAGGTATCTATCAATCTTTTGTGAATCGTACTGATAATTGATGAACCTAGTAATAGATAAAGCGATTATACTTTTGAAAACTTGTatggatttatatttatattttgtctacTTGAGAAGATCAGGCCAAAATTTTGTTTCCAAACTTCtatgaacataaataaaattctaaaattttagatttttaatttaaattaaaaatcttgaaTGTGCCTATTAACCTCACATACACATATTAACGAATTTAAATCAGTTTTACAAGTTTTAtggtattatttgataattgatCTTCAATAGTTACTAGTTAGGTCCATTGGTAAGAGGTAGGATTGACAAAAagatatgcatttttttatcgtttgtgTAAGAGACGACGCAGTGGTGAATTGATGAAGCACTAGAGCGCTTCACTACTTTTTACTCAACATTCATAATCACACATACTAATAATCACTTCACTTACTCCACAATCTTTACAAAATTAGAATTCACGTACTTAGTAAAAAggttatactaaaaattaaaaattcatttttgcaTTTCACCATAGtatcatttttacataatattatatgttacaaaTAGGCCACCAAAATACATATCGAgggtaataaaaacaatcaatcAGTTCTCTGtttttttacagaaatatattagatttcaattatttatttagcttatagataatgtttttatttttattttatttgttacaatttttttattatattatagaattatttaacaGTCTAACAgttcataatttgtaaaaagtttttaaattatgtaacaaaatgtcattaatattttattattttattttttataaaaaatattgcattattttcaaataatttttaacaataatcttATAGTCCATaagttataaagaaaaaagtattatcttactttattcaattttttttttttaacatttttggttCATcagtgtattaaataattatttaattaaaataatatttatatatttaatttgtagaaataaaatgagaaagtaaaaataacagtaataatcaCATTCCCTATTTTTTATCAccttaatatctaatataatactaagcACTAGTTTTACAAGGCATTaggttttataacattataaacataatatgatagacaaaaacactaaatattgaattgcagttttatcttataaaaatttaaaaaaaaacaaaaacaacttaattttctgaaatattttattatcaacattttttaagggACATATTGTTGAGCatatattgaaacattttcaatatcatattcatatttatgatTTCCAATCTCTtcagaataaagtataaaaatcagAAAACTAGTAAGTACAAATTTTGTTTCTCCATATAGTGTATGGAAACtgtataaatgaataaggAATGTTCCTTTTTATGAGCAAATTAATTACCTTTTgccaacattttattgtaatcatttatatatacctaacttaaatattataaaaacaattaataattctttaatgGTAAGCAATTTGAAATTCTTCAAAATAACAACcttaaaacaatgataatatcactaaaaattttaaatacacgaCTCTTTAGCATTATGTAAAAGTTTCTTGAAGTTTTTTTCAGTATCATCAAGACGAACATCAGTTGGCCTTATCCCATTTACCATAGGTgaactctaaaaaaaaaaccaataaataatttttgttaactgataacttaaaaacattgaaatatttaccgATCTCGAAAACACCATATCATTTTCCACTGTTGATGACCTGGAAATGGTATGACTGGATGGTGAATCACTTAATTCTGcaatatcatcattattgtgctctaaaacaaaaaaaaaaattaaaatataatttaaaataagaggTATTAAGTTGCTGCTGCTTATTAGGCTTATTTTGAGACCATAGCAATTAAGTCTTGATTCTATTAACAGAAAGAATCaagttataaatgataaaaataaattagaccatatacttataaaatattcattattaattatttttatgtaatttattaagtatttatcattttattcactaaatgaaaatcttgaaaaattgaccttatttttagttatttatgcagtcatgtgttttaatttaccCAATTAAATTGACCGGTGTAGTTACTAATGAGTCCAATAGACAAATATATTTCCTAAAAATCAGTAATTGGTACTAACTTGTTAGAATCTAATAGATGTATGAATCATTTAACTTCCGAATCTTATAAGCGCcaactactatatatatattagaaattaattagtgatatattctaaacataatattttttaaggttttttaatttttttttaatatactatacttttTACTTCTCATTTGttgtctttattattaattacaaaattgaatatgccattatatttttaattttaatttgcatacatattaaagcgaaattaaattgcataaaCACAAAATGATGCaccaaacaataaatatgtttaacccTTCTTCATTCTTCTTTCAATCATGCATTTatccaaatttttaattttcttattttaaataaagtaaaacgtCTTAATAACAGaggttttattgtaaattaagacgtttttttaaatatatatttgatttaatttaattcattacacTCAATtgcttagtaaatatattttttgaaaagttattaaatctaaatatgaatttaaatgagtagtttctgagttattaaactgtttgttataatagttttgcaCAATGgttttacataacataataaaatagatgaatatttagtttagtttTCATTTTACTCACAAttacaaatcataaaaaattaggtaatagatttgtataaatgacaataatttacaaatttacatacCTTCTCTAAtgtttaaatctattattcttAGTTTATTaaggttaataaattaaaaattatttgttagaaTTTCATGCAAAatacatcaacatttaaaaaaaagtaattttttaataaattatacaaaaaagaaagatttttttaaaaacagaagtttATATCACCCGCAAGCTTAATAGTTCTTAaagagtataaaaaatttaaattttaaaatttagtccATAAACACAATTCCAAAAACGAAAAtcagaataaatataagaataaaggAACAATAAGAATGAAccttttataatagattacattaacacattaataagaattgtattttaattagtttttaagttacctatattatcaACTATTTGTCCAACCGAATGGCTATTTGATATGTGTGCATGTAACCTTGTGGCCCAATGGTCAGAATTATTGAGAATCATATCTCGTCGTTGGTAAAACAACATGTATGCTGATGTTGTAACTAGAGAAGTATCAGGTATTGGTGTAACTTTAGTATCGTCAAAACTGTACCATTGTTTATCATATggatttttacaaaatgctagaaataaaaaaatattttttatcattacattttaaccataattaatgtatattaaccaGTATAATGTCCACTATGAGGATCTGATCCATGATGATTGCATACAGCATAAAGATCATACAGATTACGATCCTGTATAGAAGATAATCGACGAGAAGCTAGAGGCTTCAATGGTACCCTAACATCCCGACCTATAGCTAAATGTGGGGTcatatcaaaactaaataaaggAAAATCTACAAGTACTGAAAGTTTTGTTGGTtgcctgaaaataaaaatatttatactaagtatatatacctacaaataatgaaaaacaataaattgttaatattttatattattattaaatacctgtTATTGTGTTGTCGCGATGACGGTAGTGAAAGAGATTGTTTAAACCGTTTTAGATGAACTACTAAAATATCAGGTAAAGTCCATAATCCAAGTTTTTTCACAACTTCTTGTTTAAGATTGCATTGTGGACAATGCCAAGCATTTTCTGGACCCAATACTTCTTCTTTTGTGTACAGCTAAatgtagaatataaatattatgttacttacaattaattcataaataatgtgaggcttaaatacattttcactttttttttaaacccatattttatttttatataaatattatttgatctaaattaaatcataataatttattgttacagcaatttaagtaaaaataatgacaaacTTACATCAAAACATTGTTCAAGCGTAATAGATGTTCCCTTttcagaatttaattttagctgTTTTACACTGGCATGCTCTTCAACTTGATCACAATGATCAGCAATtgtcctaaaaaatattaaaaataatgattattaataacctttttttaaaattattatatttcttttaagacTTACGCTTCCTTAGCATGGAGATTCCATtcaagaattaattttatatgaggTTGATCCCCAGACATAGCTAATGCTTGATCAATTGGATCGGTAAAAAGCGGTAATTCAACTGTTGGATCTAAATATTGAGGTAAATCACTAGCATCAGCTAACCGTATACCAAATAATGGTATTTCTTGCTCAGTTGTTAATATATCATCATGTAACATCACTGCCATTTCCTTAAGTAAAAGTTTTTGAAGGTCCTTGTAGGATGTTTCTCGACATATTTGCATGGTATATGCACTTCCAAATCTGATATAcagaaacaaaaatacttatacaatgaatacacataataaaaccAAGAAAAACAACCTCGAACATTGATCTTCAACAACAAGAATATTAACCCAACATAGTAGTAAGTAAGGTCCACTCTCATTACTGCAATCATTCAATTTTGGAAGTTCTAAACAGTATAAGGGATcagattcttttatcatagaTGCTGGCATagaatctgaaaaatatatattattttaaatttatttacattatactataagtataaatagaaaatagaaataaagaataattaccACAAAATGTTCGATTAAAACCTATATCAGTTATTTCAGTAATTAACATATGCTCTTGGTATATACCAGTATAAGACCATAATAACTCTCGAAATTCAGCTATACTACTATCAACTGGAAGAGACAATCCAAGTTTAAcctgtaaaacaaaattgtattaattacattaatacaacttattgctaatagaaaatatatagtattattttttactttataacttttaatattaatattgtataaacaccctgtttatacaatattaccttCATCACCCTGATTTAAGCAACATTATCCACTTTATacttaagaatatttattaacgttaCACGACTTTCTCAGCCCCTcttttttaaagtgtttaaacaacaatttgtctgatattgaatatttttatgaaaaaattaaaattatctggattgtattataaatatgaataatatgatcaatattttttaaaaaaagtgtttaattatcagaatataagttaatattaataaaaaaaaaaattatattattttaaataactctagtaaacttttaaaataagagttacaaaattaataaacatttaaaaataataaaaaaatctactaCTAAATAAGCACATTTGAACTTACATCTCTTGGTTGTTGGGAAGtataaataacagtaataaaaacAGGCATTGAATAACATTGTGGTACTGGTattgatatacataaaaatggaTCAAATGTATTGGATTGACGCATACAGCGTGGACATGTAAGTGAGGATTTAAATTGTGCTTGAAATACATCATGAATAAAGGACTCATTGCAACGTATATGATTAGCAAGTGTCTCAGCTGCTACTTGTTCATCAGGCCTTCCAAATGTGTtctgagaaaaataataatgataagtaaaataatagataaaaacaattaataattaagcatCTTACTCtaatcgttttatattttttttttgtagctaTGTTTAAATCTTCATGAACCTTATCCAAAAGCCATAATAAGAATTCTTGTGCGTCATGCTGATTATTTCCTCTATATTGAGTACCATATTTGTctacaattgttttaaattgatttgacATGTCTGGGTCATATTTGCATAGCCATATAGATTTCAATAATAGTGCCAGCTGTTCAGTCATCTCTCCACGTGTACCATATTTCTTAGAGTTCAATTTATTTCTTCGAGTGAGGTCCATTTTGTATTGATCCATAACAAAATATCTAcagcaaaattaaaatcacaatatgaaaatattttcttggTAT
This sequence is a window from Rhopalosiphum maidis isolate BTI-1 chromosome 1, ASM367621v3, whole genome shotgun sequence. Protein-coding genes within it:
- the LOC113554875 gene encoding LOW QUALITY PROTEIN: trehalase-like (The sequence of the model RefSeq protein was modified relative to this genomic sequence to represent the inferred CDS: inserted 1 base in 1 codon) — protein: MWSQHTPCEDWKSGTVYASDALQPTCLSKLYCQSEFMHDIQLARIYPDSKTFVDKKLMCTESEILTNYKALKDTYNGSVPPIEELIKFIDEHLEDGDELEEWIPPDFTDNPSIADRIMDQNYKRWALGLNQVWKTLARKIKDDVKINPDKYSLLWVPNGFIIPGGRFREIYYWDTYWIVNGLLLCDMKDTARGVIDNVISLVNQFGFMPNGGRAYYLNRSQPPMLILMALSYYKATNDFDYIKQIIPDLESEFHFWTENRMVTFEKDCKSYRMARYYAPSRGPRPESYREDYEVAEKFNTEDEKDDMYSRLKSGAESGWDYSSRWFVTTDQDSERDQLSDVHTPSIIPVELNSILNQNARILSTWFGQIGNKYKATKYCVIAQEFLKGIQEVMWRSDRGAWFDWDLINHKNQDCFFVSNIVPXWTGSYNMPKDAVANDVLNYLRDEGIVEPDFSISFHGTPTSMYISSQQWDYPNAWPPLQAYIIQGLDRTEQEFAQQVAAKMAEVWLSTNYKGFAERSIMFEKYHVETPGETGGGGEYVPQTGFGWSNGVVLEFLNQWYTCHTDTNELPNSNPKNSSSDGSNLLKTNFKSFCQFLEDNN
- the LOC113555728 gene encoding ubiquitin carboxyl-terminal hydrolase 43, with the protein product MDEISLLKKRTSAEALHNMTRNEDPNPPTSKLKRSFSLKRDLIRNKHVKPSDVDDARLKLSMLRKPSSWNKVLGKMLQKMSYLGLQQDKSNLCSKYDAYVSRSSTDIYNDNTYQTPKILSGDKVPGVVGLRNQGNTCFINAVLQCLSHTDVLARYFVMDQYKMDLTRRNKLNSKKYGTRGEMTEQLALLLKSIWLCKYDPDMSNQFKTIVDKYGTQYRGNNQHDAQEFLLWLLDKVHEDLNIATKKKYKTIRNTFGRPDEQVAAETLANHIRCNESFIHDVFQAQFKSSLTCPRCMRQSNTFDPFLCISIPVPQCYSMPVFITVIYTSQQPRDVKLGLSLPVDSSIAEFRELLWSYTGIYQEHMLITEITDIGFNRTFCDSMPASMIKESDPLYCLELPKLNDCSNESGPYLLLCWVNILVVEDQCSRFGSAYTMQICRETSYKDLQKLLLKEMAVMLHDDILTTEQEIPLFGIRLADASDLPQYLDPTVELPLFTDPIDQALAMSGDQPHIKLILEWNLHAKEATIADHCDQVEEHASVKQLKLNSEKGTSITLEQCFDLYTKEEVLGPENAWHCPQCNLKQEVVKKLGLWTLPDILVVHLKRFKQSLSLPSSRQHNNRQPTKLSVLVDFPLFSFDMTPHLAIGRDVRVPLKPLASRRLSSIQDRNLYDLYAVCNHHGSDPHSGHYTAFCKNPYDKQWYSFDDTKVTPIPDTSLVTTSAYMLFYQRRDMILNNSDHWATRLHAHISNSHSVGQIVDNIEHNNDDIAELSDSPSSHTISRSSTVENDMVFSRSSSPMVNGIRPTDVRLDDTEKNFKKLLHNAKESCI